The following are encoded together in the Gordonia insulae genome:
- a CDS encoding cytidine/deoxycytidylate deaminase family protein, whose translation MSDEDQKLVVLARGALARAETSSAAAVRDGDGRTYAGAPVTTSTLTLSGLQVAVASALSSGARAFEAAVLVNGTGDDPGMATLSEISPDAYAVVTDLSGTPTDRQDSV comes from the coding sequence CTGTCCGACGAAGACCAGAAGCTGGTCGTGTTGGCGCGCGGTGCCCTGGCCCGCGCCGAGACCAGCAGCGCCGCCGCCGTGCGCGACGGCGACGGGCGGACCTACGCCGGCGCGCCCGTCACGACCAGCACCCTGACACTGTCCGGGCTTCAGGTGGCCGTCGCGAGTGCGCTGTCGAGCGGCGCGCGCGCATTCGAGGCCGCGGTCCTGGTCAACGGCACCGGCGACGACCCGGGGATGGCCACGCTGTCCGAGATCAGCCCGGACGCCTATGCGGTGGTGACCGACCTGTCGGGCACCCCCACCGATCGTCAGGACTCCGTCTGA
- the era gene encoding GTPase Era yields MAEFRSGFVCFVGRPNTGKSTLTNALVGEKIAITSNRPQTTRHTIRGIVNRDDAQLILVDTPGLHRPRTLLGQRLNDLVRDTYSEVDVIGVCVPADEAVGPGDRWIVSQVRQMAPRTTVLGVVTKIDRVTPDRVAAQLMALSQLLGPTSEVVPVSAKSGKQLDVLTDVLVGLMDPGPAFYPDGELTDEPEETLMAEFIREAALEGVRDELPHSLAVVIEEVIPRDDGDGDGPSMVDVHAILYVERDSQKGIIIGHKGSRLKEVGTVARAQIEKLLGTKIYLDLHVKVAKDWQRDPKQLRRMGF; encoded by the coding sequence ATGGCCGAATTCCGTTCCGGTTTCGTGTGTTTCGTCGGCCGCCCGAACACCGGCAAATCCACCCTGACGAATGCCCTCGTCGGTGAGAAGATCGCCATCACTTCCAACCGGCCGCAGACGACCCGCCACACGATCCGGGGGATCGTCAACCGCGACGACGCGCAGCTGATCCTGGTGGACACGCCCGGTCTGCATCGCCCGCGGACGCTGCTCGGACAGCGCCTCAACGATCTCGTGCGCGACACGTACTCCGAGGTCGACGTCATCGGCGTGTGCGTGCCCGCCGACGAGGCCGTCGGGCCCGGTGACCGGTGGATTGTCTCCCAGGTGCGCCAGATGGCACCCCGCACGACGGTGCTCGGCGTCGTCACCAAGATCGACCGGGTCACCCCGGACCGGGTCGCGGCGCAGTTGATGGCGCTCTCACAGCTCCTCGGCCCGACGTCCGAGGTGGTGCCCGTGTCGGCGAAGTCGGGCAAGCAACTCGACGTGTTGACCGATGTCCTGGTCGGCTTGATGGACCCGGGGCCGGCCTTCTACCCCGACGGCGAGCTCACCGACGAGCCCGAGGAGACGTTGATGGCGGAGTTCATCCGCGAGGCCGCGCTCGAGGGCGTTCGCGACGAGCTCCCGCATTCGCTGGCGGTCGTGATCGAGGAGGTCATCCCGCGTGATGACGGCGACGGGGATGGCCCGTCGATGGTCGATGTGCACGCGATCCTCTACGTCGAGCGCGACAGCCAGAAGGGAATCATCATCGGGCACAAGGGCTCACGACTCAAAGAGGTCGGGACCGTCGCCCGCGCCCAGATCGAGAAGTTGTTGGGCACCAAGATCTACCTCGATCTGCATGTGAAAGTGGCCAAGGACTGGCAACGGGACCCGAAACAGCTCAGGCGCATGGGTTTCTGA
- a CDS encoding YhgE/Pip domain-containing protein: MGRHDTGEEARQVGRGGHEAPTHDAEAGTTIAGVLRSPRFWLAPLLLVVVIMSLMAAFYMGAVADPQRNLHDFPIALVNEDRGGEVDNPDGGTTTQNFGDEVADGVISAAAESGIAVHRTDRTTALNELNSGKAYGVVVIGPNFTNRAVSLGRSAVLQAKPDPMAIDVFINRGSGTFASAVTTTFADQMSEQVNAQVGQRLVATVRQTLVKADVPFSGAAQLALSNPVEVKVVEPTPLPDGSGNGLSAFYYTLLLILAGFTGAMMVSIVVDGILGQTPIEFGPFYQLRQRLAISRWGTLAAKWTIMFLVAVVQSALFIGVCTAVGTSLPNAFSLWVFSVLVITAVGVSASSMMAVFGNPGLLLNLLFFVILGLPSSGGTVPLEASPRLFAWIAAFEPMHLVYLGARAILYFDADFDAGLGRSVIQCIIGLIVGLLLGWGGTKLYDRKGWHRFPGGMTLPPRLAKLLDGEGPATITTPSPAHVAAVDREKAAGEVSESGRT, encoded by the coding sequence ATGGGTCGGCACGACACAGGCGAGGAAGCGCGGCAGGTCGGCCGGGGTGGCCACGAGGCCCCGACGCACGACGCCGAGGCGGGCACCACCATCGCCGGCGTGCTCCGGTCGCCCCGATTCTGGCTGGCGCCGTTGCTCCTCGTCGTCGTCATCATGTCGCTGATGGCGGCGTTCTACATGGGAGCGGTGGCCGACCCGCAACGAAATCTGCACGATTTCCCGATCGCGTTGGTCAACGAGGATCGGGGCGGTGAGGTCGACAATCCCGACGGCGGGACGACGACTCAGAACTTCGGCGACGAGGTCGCGGACGGGGTGATCTCGGCCGCAGCCGAGAGTGGGATCGCCGTGCACCGGACCGACCGCACGACCGCGCTGAACGAGCTGAACTCCGGCAAGGCCTACGGGGTCGTCGTGATCGGTCCGAACTTCACCAATCGCGCGGTGAGCCTGGGCCGCTCCGCCGTGCTGCAGGCCAAACCGGACCCGATGGCCATCGACGTCTTCATCAACAGAGGTTCGGGCACCTTCGCCTCGGCGGTCACCACGACGTTCGCCGACCAGATGTCCGAGCAGGTCAACGCCCAGGTCGGGCAGCGGTTGGTCGCCACCGTCCGGCAGACCCTGGTGAAGGCCGACGTCCCGTTCTCCGGTGCCGCCCAACTCGCGCTGTCGAACCCGGTCGAGGTGAAGGTCGTCGAGCCGACGCCGTTGCCGGACGGTTCCGGGAACGGCCTGTCCGCGTTCTACTACACGCTGCTGCTGATCCTCGCCGGCTTCACCGGGGCGATGATGGTCAGCATCGTCGTCGACGGGATTCTCGGTCAGACCCCGATCGAGTTCGGGCCGTTCTATCAGCTCCGGCAACGGCTGGCGATCTCGCGGTGGGGCACCCTCGCCGCCAAATGGACGATCATGTTCCTTGTCGCGGTGGTGCAGTCGGCGTTGTTCATCGGGGTGTGTACGGCGGTCGGCACATCGCTGCCGAATGCGTTCTCGCTGTGGGTGTTCTCGGTGCTGGTGATCACCGCCGTCGGGGTCTCGGCGAGTTCGATGATGGCAGTGTTCGGCAACCCCGGGTTGTTGCTGAACCTCTTGTTCTTCGTGATCCTCGGCCTGCCGTCGTCCGGCGGCACCGTCCCGCTGGAGGCCAGTCCACGTCTGTTCGCGTGGATCGCCGCATTCGAGCCGATGCATCTGGTCTATCTCGGCGCTCGCGCGATCCTCTACTTCGATGCGGACTTCGACGCCGGGCTGGGTCGCTCGGTCATCCAGTGCATCATCGGTCTGATCGTCGGGCTCCTGCTCGGCTGGGGCGGAACCAAGCTCTACGACCGCAAGGGATGGCATCGCTTCCCGGGTGGCATGACGTTGCCACCCCGGTTGGCCAAGCTGTTGGACGGGGAGGGACCGGCCACCATCACCACTCCGTCGCCGGCGCATGTCGCCGCGGTGGACCGGGAGAAGGCGGCCGGCGAGGTGTCGGAATCCGGTCGGACCTGA
- the recO gene encoding DNA repair protein RecO, whose protein sequence is MRFYRDEAVVLRQHKLGEADRIITLLTQDHGLVRAVAKGVRRTRSKFGARLEPFAHVDVHLYPGRSLDVVTQVHTLNAFADAIVADYGRYTTACAVLETAERLAGEERAPAAQLHRLTVGALSALAERRRQNELILDAYLLRAMHCAGWMPTLDLCARCAQPGPHRAFHVAAGGAVCIHCRPPGAATPSPGVLDLMDALFRGDWEHTVGVSSSMQRQASGLTAAHLQWHLERQLRTLPLIEREAPHRLVDTA, encoded by the coding sequence GTGAGGTTCTATCGGGATGAGGCCGTGGTGCTTCGCCAGCACAAGCTGGGCGAAGCCGATCGCATCATCACGTTGCTCACCCAGGACCACGGCCTGGTGCGCGCGGTTGCCAAGGGGGTCCGCCGCACCCGATCGAAGTTCGGCGCCCGGCTCGAGCCGTTCGCGCACGTCGACGTGCACCTCTATCCCGGCCGCAGTCTGGACGTCGTGACGCAGGTGCACACCCTGAACGCCTTCGCGGACGCCATCGTCGCCGATTACGGCCGCTACACCACCGCGTGCGCGGTGCTCGAGACCGCGGAGCGGCTGGCCGGTGAGGAGCGCGCCCCGGCCGCCCAACTACACCGACTGACCGTCGGTGCGCTGTCCGCGCTCGCCGAGCGCCGCCGCCAGAACGAACTCATCCTCGACGCCTACCTGCTCCGGGCCATGCACTGTGCCGGGTGGATGCCGACGCTGGACCTGTGTGCACGGTGCGCACAGCCGGGACCGCATCGGGCGTTCCATGTGGCCGCGGGCGGCGCGGTCTGCATCCATTGCCGTCCACCGGGCGCGGCCACTCCGTCACCGGGTGTGCTGGATCTGATGGACGCGCTCTTCCGGGGCGACTGGGAGCACACCGTCGGGGTCAGTTCGTCGATGCAGCGCCAGGCCAGCGGGCTGACTGCGGCACATCTGCAATGGCATCTCGAACGTCAGTTGCGAACCCTGCCGCTCATCGAACGCGAAGCACCTCATAGGCTGGTGGACACCGCGTGA